A region of the Motacilla alba alba isolate MOTALB_02 unplaced genomic scaffold, Motacilla_alba_V1.0_pri HiC_scaffold_31, whole genome shotgun sequence genome:
GGAGCAGCCGGTCTCAGGGCCACTGCAGGTGGTGaaatgtgctgcagcaggaacctcAGAGTGGAGAGCCAGAAAAACTGAGGTGAGCACACCCCGTGGCAAGTAAAGTATAGCAAAATCTCTAAAGTTGaagcaggagccaggagagTTGGGCGGGCACAGGGTGTAGAGTAAAAGTGTAGCGAACAGGCctaagcagcagcagaaaactgcAGGGCTAGGCAATGGTAGCCTCCACAAGCAGTGGGGGATGCTCCCTCAGGGGTCCTGGGCTTCCAGGAGTGTTATTCCAAACTTGTCAGTGTGGATccttcctggctgctggcaaTCACTGGCAGCTGGGAACCCACTCCAATAaaggggaagagctgctgagggGTCTCCCTGAGGCTGATGGTGTTTCCCTGAGTGAGTCAGTAGAGCTGCCCTCCGATCCAGCAGGATGGCTCAGTGCAGGGCCGCCCTCACTGGACACTGACAGGGTGGCTGGGCACAAGGGTCTCGGCTTTTCTGGGGCACTGACAGACAAATTAAACACTGGGGGTCAAGGAAATTGCCTCACACCAAGGGTAGAGGAAGCCTCCTGCTTTCATGTGACAGAGCCAAAGGTGGGAATTGTGGCAAAGCCTGGGACAACTGCCTGACCCTCTGGCATCTGTCACTCCTGTTTGGGATGCCTCAGGAACTGCGCTCAGGAACACAAACCCATGGATGCATTTGCACAGGTCTCCTTATGTTTTCCATGAGAGCCTACActtgtaaagaaagaaatgaatgcACCGTGCTCAGAAGAAGAACACCTGTGTTTATCCCcatggaggcagagctgggagtgcagggaaggattttttcatCATGTCCTGGGAAAGTCCATCTtagcagtgcagctcctggtgcagtgTTTCCCTTTCCTCAGACATGACTGACTATTGTTATGTGTTACTGCAGTGTTGTTGTGAGATTCCCTAAACATCATGAAGTGTCCAAATGTGGTTCAGGTCTGCTTTTCCATGTTAAAACTGCAGCTCTTTCAGTGCCCATTGGGTTCCTTTGTCACGGTTTAACCAAAGATGGTAACTAAGCACCACATGGCTGCTTGATCCTTTGCCCCCTCATTGAACTGGGAGAGAACTGgaagagtaaaagtgagaaaattcatGGGTTTAACAAATAACACTTTTATAAATAAAGCAAGCACTGCCTGTGTGAGCAAAGCAAAGAAGTGATTGACTACTTCCCATCCACAGCCAAGAGTTCAATCTattccagaaaagcagagctcCATCATGCTTTAATGGTTACATGGAAATACAGATGACATCACTCAATATCCCCCCtatccttcctcttcctcatctttatatgctgagcatgatgtccTGTGGTTTGGAATCcccctttggtcagctggggtcagctgaaCCACCCGTGTTCCCTCCCAGATGTTGTGTACCCTCAGCTACGCACTGGTGGGTGGAATGAGGAGCAGAAGAGGCCTTGACTCCATGGAAGCACTGTTCAGCAATAACTCAAACATCCCTGAATTACCAGCTCACTTTCCAGCACAGATTCAAAACATAGTCCCATTCCtgctactatgaagaaaattaaccctACTCACTGCCTTTCTCCTGTTCTTATTCCATGTCtgcccctgcctgtccctctcccctcctgggctgagctcttGCCTGGCCATATCCAAGGCTCCAGGGGAGCCACACagtggctgagcagagctgcccttccAGTGTTTTGTCTTTGATCCAGGGAATTCtgagctgggaagagctggtgTGGTCTGGGCCTTCAGAATGACAAACACTAAGGTAAAATGTCACAGTCTCAGGCAGGACTCATTCTTCTAAGCATCAGTATTGCAATTAGCAAGGAGCAGGATTTAggaaggagggctgggaggtgctgcagggacCAGAGCAGATATTCCTCAGCTGCTCAAGGTTGAAAACCAAGGTTTGTCCCTCTCAGCTGGTGGGGGATAGGTGGTGGAGCAAATATTGAGTATGCAGACAGTGCAGGACCCCACACTGGAGTAAGTGGAATGGCCTGACAAAATCTGTGACTCCACAGAGAGCTCCCattggagcaggctcctggcaggagctgtggtcTCATACAGGGAGCAGCCCACACCAGAGGAAGTTTTCTGGCAGGACCCTTGCCTCACAGAGGAGCCGCAGTGCCATGGTCAGTTCCTGAAGGGCTGCACCCCATGGGAAGCACCCACTGGGCTGGAGGAGtttgtgaggagctgcagccagagggaaGAACCTGCACTGGAGAAGTTCCTGGAGAAATGCATTCCATGGGTTGGACTCCACAATGAAACAGGGGAAGAGAATGAGAAGaagaaatggcaaagaaaacatgttttgaagTGATTGCAGGCCACATTCACCATCCCTGGGCAGTGATCAGGTGGAGGAGATGTTTCATGATTTGTTCTTACTTCTCACAAACCTATATTGATTTGATTGGCAATGACATAAATTCCTTTCCCCAAGTGAATGTGTTTGCACAtgatggcactgctgggacatcTCCCTGTGCTTATCTGGACCCACAAACATGAATTGtgtatttttcctgctgtccagTAGAGGAGTGAGCACTGAGACAGCAGCTTGCTGAGCCCCTGGAGGACAACCAAAGTCAACTCACCACACCTCAACTCCTTCTTCCTGGTCAGGTGCTCTGTAGCAGCCAGCCTGTAGAGCAATGTCACCCCTGCCGATCTGGCTTTCCTAAACAGCCTGGCTGCACCCACCACAGCCCTCTGGAAGCTCCAGCAACACATCCCAAACATCCCATGGCTCTGCAGCCAAGGCACCAAAGAGAAACGAGGCCGTGCTGGACAGGAGCCCAGGCAACAGGCACTAAACCTGCACTTCCCCaaactgcagcctctgcagctcccagcacagatcCTCCTGCACCATCAATGGGaccagcccttccagcagcctccctgcagagccttctAGTGCCACCAAGGCACAGGGATGTTTGCTGCACCTGCCATTGCCTGACaagagccctggggagcagctgcaagAAAGAAATGCTGACAGATCTGTCCTCCCCATCTGCTGGTTTTTGGTTcactctgctgcagagctgctccagggtgaTTCTTGCCCTGCAGAAATAGCTTGCGGCGTcgcctggctctgctgccaggatcTGCAATGGGAATCTGTTCCTGAACTTCTCATCTTTTATCTTAAAGCGGTCTTTGAAACCTTCTCCATAGGTGCCATCCTCTTTGTAAATCCATTCCTGAGATCCAGTTGGGCCATGACGGTACCATGAAACGGAGTAGTACCTCATAGAATCCCCCGTCATGCGGCACTGCAAGGTGACTGATTTTCCCTCTTCCACGGTCACTtccctggggtgctgctccAAGGTGGCTGCACCAGTGAGCGAGACTGCTGCAGAAAGCAAGAACAAGCCACAGTCACTGTGAGATTCAGCAAAGGTCAGGGCAATGCTGGAGGGGCTTTGGACTGGCACTGCACCTGTGAGAGGACAAAATCCTCCTCTTTGAAGCCAGCTGACACAGATggccagagctggtggcagctAGCAAGGCTCACAAGGAAGGACACACCACATTTCCCTCCATCCTTTTCCCAAATTAGACAGGAagattttcctgattttccctAAAGAAGCAGGAAGGATTTGCACCATGGGGGAATAAATCCCTTTGTCCTTGCCAAGACTGGACGGCGAGGAACCCACTCTGCTGTCCCtgaagctgctctgggtgagcacagcagagacaaAGGGCTGTCCCAGGCAGCGGGGCTCgtgccctgtgctgccatgccccagctgctctgtgccagaggGGCCGCagtgccccaggagcagcctccagTGCCAGGGCAAAGCGCTGGGCCCCAAGATGGgagtgcagcagggaggtgccCTGCGtgtgcccaggctgcagaggaggcagcagggatgcaggTGCCGAGCCCAAAGGCAcaagaggagcagggctgctctccccgTGCTCCACAGGCGTGGCTGGGCAGCTGGAGCCGGGCCACAGCTGCGGCTGCAAGcgctcagcacagctccccagagccctgcagagcccagggccaCGCTCAGCTCCTGGGGCCATCAGCCCTTGCCCTCACTTACCTACAATGGGCAAGAAGCCCACGCACAGGGCACTCCACATGGCCAGGCCCGCTCTGAGGGgcctctctgcagcttctgtgtGCCTGCACAACAGCTCTGCccacacctgccctgcctggggctctgtCACTGCTCTCAGGCCCAGTCCCTGCTGGTCCCTCCCTCTGCCTATGACAACACTGAGGGGGAGAGGTggggcaccaggagcagagagctTGAAGCTCCTGGTGCCCTCCTGGGTGTCTCTCACCCTGGATGGTCCCCATCTTTCTCTTAAGCCCTCTCCATATTCACACTTTGTGTGATCCTGTCAGAGCCTCAGGCTTGCTTTGGAGTGGCTCAGTGGAAACACTGAAATGGGAAATTccattcctaaaccacaacAGCCTCATTTGGCATCCAGTGTGGGCATGAAGGGTTGAGACAGGAACAGATGTGCCCAGAGTGGGCTGGAGACCAATCTGATCTCTGCATTAGTTGTATCAGGTGTGGAGCCACAGCTGCCAatgctgctggggctgttcctgtggcTGTGGGACCTCACCCTGTGTATGTTCCCATAGGTGCTCCCCATGATGATATTGTGCAGGGCCGTGGGCACTGAGGAGGGGATTGGGAAGAGGACAGCGTCGAGTGTTAGAGAAAGATACTGTCCCAAGGATGATCGAACAGTGCTCCCAGGCAGCTGGAACCCCATGGCCAGAGACTCTCTTTGccatcaaaacaaaactgtgtgTGCACAATGCCTGTTAGAGGTGTCCACCAGGCTGGGGTGTCTCTCCTGTGTCTCCTTGCAGGTTATGTTTCAATACAGGTCACAAAACAGGAAGTGCCCTGGTTGTGGGAGGCTTTGGCACAGCCAGGAATCAACTAAGGCCCTCCCTACAGAAATCCTACAGTTGGCATCTATTTTCAAAGCTGTGCTTTGGAGAGACAGACATTCCCAGGAGCTCTGCGCTCCCCAGTCCTGAATAGTTTTGCAGGGGAAGATCAGGTTCTTATTACTTCAGTTCAGACAACATCTGCTGACTGAAATtcaagggaaagagagaaagagcaCTTGCCCTTGCAGTTGGATTATTACCCATTCTCCTAACGAGTTTCTGTGATATGTATGCCCATTTCAGCTCTTCCTTGCATATCCTGAGTTGTTCCATACATGTTTAAGTGGATGAATTGCTTGTGGGAGGTGTTCAGAATGCAATAATGATGTCCTGAATACAACCCCATGTAGTTCTCCTTCCTGCACCCAATCAGGGCACACATCACTCACTGcatcctgaaaaatatttggatcaTAACTGATCTGTAGGTGAATTAACCTACACATTGTGATGCTCACTTGGGTGAGCCTTGGGTTTCCTCCTGTCATTTTCTATGTACCACATTTCATTACCAGCATTCCCACTCCTTCAGTTTTTCCTGAcatttggaaaagagaaatgcttCTCTCAAAATTCAGCAAAGCCACAGTTTCTCACCTGTGAATCCCAGGCAAATTCTGGCAGAAAACCTCATTCTGGTCACAAGTCAGGAATGGGGACTTACTAAGATATTGAGCCTGATCTCGACTGAACACCGGCAGAAGCCCAAGTGTGAGACTACTGCAATTCAGATTCAGATTGAGATTCCTAAGGAACTTTGAAAGCAGTGCTGCAAGTGCTTGCCGTATTTTACTCCATTTCTTCTGTTACAAATAACTTCCAGCTCTAACTGTGCTTTAGTCTTAAGTTTCAACTGAAGCTTCTCTGAATCTCACCATagtttttcagctctttcagcttcCCAATCCTGGTCATTCCAAAGCCTCTGTATCACTTTGCAAGAGTTTCCaactgctcctgctggcaggggcagaatacaaatgaaaagcaaagaacttTCATTTGTAGCATGCCCAGGCACAACACTTCTTATGGGGTTtgggtggttgtttttttgctttttgtcttctgcttGGGCTCTTTGCTGGATTTGATGAAAGTGTTGTGAGAACAATAAACACTTTGGCCAGAAGGTAGCAGGAGAGACCAGAGAAAGCAGTTCCGTTTACATCAATAGATCTAAGTTTACCAGGAACGTTTTACTATTTCAGGACACAAATCAGAGAGGCTGGATTATATCCAGCAGATGCAGTAATGTGATTACTAGATTGCACTGTTAATGCTGTATAAGGAAACTGAAGGATTCAGTGGTACAAAAAGGCATTTAGTGTTGCCCATTctcatggagttcttcatgatgcTTTCCCGTGTAACCTCTTGGAGAGAGGTTTATTCCTTCAGAATGCTTTT
Encoded here:
- the LOC119696482 gene encoding T cell receptor alpha chain MC.7.G5-like isoform X1, which codes for MWSALCVGFLPIVGAVPVQSPSSIALTFAESHSDCGLFLLSAAVSLTGAATLEQHPREVTVEEGKSVTLQCRMTGDSMRYYSVSWYRHGPTGSQEWIYKEDGTYGEGFKDRFKIKDEKFRNRFPLQILAAEPGDAASYFCRARITWGAGGTTATGTGTTLTVVPKVIVEKSTKSQDDGTTVKTTPLPTVFHTISSEEQNTTEVICMDKFDSRMVTIQPVLKVIQGEEGTSYSTEPSAQDPEEQRVNMLSMAVLGLRVLLAKSIAFNALMSIKLFLS